In Deinococcus planocerae, the genomic window GGCTCAGGAGCTGCGCGTTCGTGAGGGTCGGCTTGGCGGCCCAGACGACGGCGGCGGCGGCGCTGACGTGAGGAGTCGCCATGCTCGTGCCGTCGAAGTACTCGTAGTCCGCGCCCGTCACGCTGACGGTGCCCGTGGTCGGGAGCTTGCCCAGCAGGCCCTGCCCGTCCGCCTGGGTCAGGCCCACGACGGGCACGCTGTAGGTGTTCGTCAGGCTCATGCCCAGGGAACCCGCCGTGTTGTTGTAGATCATGACGGCCTTGGCGCCGCTGGCGACGGCGTTGGCGGTCTTCTCCTCGAAGGAGCAGGTGCCGCGTGCAATGAGGGCGATCTGGCCGCTGAGTTGAGCGTTGCGCGTGGTGGTGCCGCAGAACTCGTTGTTCGTGCCGCCCGCGGCCACGATGGTGCCGCTGGCACTCCCCTTGCCGCTGAGGTCGGCAGACTGCACGTCCGCGAAGGTCACCCCGCCGCCGCTCGCCGAGGCGCGGGTGCCCTGCCCGAGGGGCACGCTGCTCAGGACGTGGACGCCGGGCCCGGCGAGATCGACCTGGGGGCCGAAGTTGGAGAAGTCCGCCTTCGCCCCCGCGTCGTCGATGGCGCCCACGCCGACCACGTTGTCGTACGCAGCGGGGTAGGAGACGGCGGCCCCGTCGTTGCCGGTCGCGGCGATGATCAGGACACCCTTGCTGTAAGCGCTCGTGTACGCCCGCTGCTCGGTCTTGCTCGCGCGGCCCCCGCCGAGCGAGAGGCTGACCACCACCTTGTCCTCGGTGCCGCCCTGGCTCTTGAGCTGCGCCGCGCACCAGTTCACCCCGTTGATGATGCCGCTCGACGCCCCCGACCCGTCGTCCCCGAGCACCCGCGCCATGTAGAGGTTCACCCCGCTCGCCACACCGCCCACGCCGTTCGGGTCCATGCCCGACTGCTGGCCGCTCGCGC contains:
- a CDS encoding S8 family serine peptidase, which gives rise to MKHTRTLLAATLALTLAACGQQGQVGAPVATAPSPTTSEGGAYLVGFKESGLGAQSLSAQDLAAQAQLQAQAITAAGGQLTGQWAEISAAAARLSPEALARLQRSLLVEYVEPDLVRRALGARSGGTDAGVARTSLGAQALTAQATPLYTASGEYTWGDSALRVANLRTSNYTGAGVAVCIGDTGIDGNHPEFSRKLKGFKNFITTETNRNDPYALNDVSHHGTHVAGTVFAQYGAGTGASGQQSGMDPNGVGGVASGVNLYMARVLGDDGSGASSGIINGVNWCAAQLKSQGGTEDKVVVSLSLGGGRASKTEQRAYTSAYSKGVLIIAATGNDGAAVSYPAAYDNVVGVGAIDDAGAKADFSNFGPQVDLAGPGVHVLSSVPLGQGTRASASGGGVTFADVQSADLSGKGSASGTIVAAGGTNNEFCGTTTRNAQLSGQIALIARGTCSFEEKTANAVASGAKAVMIYNNTAGSLGMSLTNTYSVPVVGLTQADGQGLLGKLPTTGTVSVTGADYEYFDGTSMATPHVSAAAAVVWAAKPTLTNAQLLSLLTSTAKDLGAAGKDDSFGYGLVDPLKAITGQ